ATCAGGACTAAAACTGATTTTGGTAATATCTTCAGTATGTTCAGTCAAAGTTTTAATTAATTTACCATTGTTTTTCCAAAGTTTAATTGTGCCATCAATACTGCCAGAAGCAATAGTTTGACCATCAGGACTAAAACTGATACTGTTTATCCAACTTTCATGCGCGGAAATATGAGTTATTGGTAAATCTTGAAGTTGCCAAAGTTTGATGCTATTATCTAAACTCCCAGAAGCCAGCATTTTTCCATCAGGGCTAAAATTGAAAGCAGAGCCTTCTAAAATTCATTTCCATCCAGAGTATGGGAACGAGAAAATTATGGCAATCTGTAGGGGTTTAGCATTGCTAAACCCCTACCAAATGACTGTATGGGGAAAGTAAATCAATTTTGTACTTGCTTAACTAACAACTTACTTTACTATAATTAGTAAGGCTATCTTGAGGAAAATTGTATGCCTGAAGTAGGGGTAATTCATGAATTACCCCTACGCAGGAATCAGGTTTTGAGTTCAATCTTGCGTAAGTCTTAAATCTATCTAGTTATTTTTGAGCTTCTAATATTTCCGTTTCTAGTTGATTTTGCAAGTTTTCACTGAACAAAATTTCATCCCCAATAATTTGAATCTCATTAGTGACAAAATTTAGCTGTGAATTTGAGTTATTTTCTAGTTGTTGAATGGTGTTTATAGGAGGAGAAATAGCTGTTGATAGTAGTGAATTGACAGAGAATAACAATGTGTTAATTATCAGCAGCGATAAACAAAAGTTTTTCATTTGCAAAAATGAGGGAATAAATATATTTTGATTATTCCTTCTCTACAGGAGCGTTACGCAGAAACTCATCCATCAATCAGGTTGACCATTGATTTTACCATTAGTAATCATCTGTAAAGTTCCATTATCATAGGCTTCTTGAAACCGAGGAGCTACTGACTGACAACGTTCTTGAGGAGAATATTTACCAAAGTTTTTTTCCCAGCGAACAATGGCGGTTTTACCTCTGCTAGTCCAAGCAAAGGTTGTCGGTA
The genomic region above belongs to Anabaena sphaerica FACHB-251 and contains:
- a CDS encoding COP23 domain-containing protein, with protein sequence MSPVTCSQTNNKNKRLPTTFAWTSRGKTAIVRWEKNFGKYSPQERCQSVAPRFQEAYDNGTLQMITNGKINGQPD